One window of the Marinilactibacillus sp. Marseille-P9653 genome contains the following:
- a CDS encoding WxL domain-containing protein translates to MNLKKKMISGLGLGLLLGAISPIVAQAAVVDTDTTEATVTFEGGALDLVDAPTAITFGTVDLSADEETYLGASVATADDNGFLEVADSRGNQEGWHIVASMTGFTQDGEPSLPGSTLTFVVPDFDTTSTIAETTPVLSGMTISADATAIPINALAGTGMGRSFYDWTTEGDVELFVPAGAGEAGTHTATITWSLDDTPS, encoded by the coding sequence ATGAATTTAAAGAAGAAAATGATTAGCGGTTTAGGATTAGGATTATTACTAGGAGCAATTTCACCAATCGTGGCTCAAGCTGCAGTTGTAGACACGGATACGACTGAAGCAACTGTAACATTCGAAGGTGGAGCTTTGGACTTAGTTGATGCTCCAACAGCAATCACTTTCGGTACGGTTGATTTATCAGCTGATGAAGAAACTTATCTAGGTGCTAGTGTTGCTACAGCGGATGACAATGGATTTCTTGAAGTAGCTGATTCAAGAGGAAATCAAGAAGGATGGCATATCGTCGCTTCTATGACAGGTTTCACACAGGACGGAGAACCTTCACTACCAGGAAGCACACTTACTTTTGTTGTACCAGATTTTGATACTACCAGTACAATTGCTGAAACTACACCAGTATTAAGTGGGATGACAATTAGTGCTGATGCTACTGCTATACCAATTAATGCATTGGCTGGAACGGGTATGGGACGTTCATTCTATGATTGGACGACTGAAGGAGATGTAGAACTATTTGTACCTGCTGGAGCTGGAGAAGCTGGTACTCACACTGCAACAATTACTTGGTCATTAGATGACACACCATCTTAG